Below is a window of Clostridia bacterium DNA.
AGGTAGGAAGCGTGGGTGCTGGAAGAGGCGTTCGCTGAGGCCAGCTTCGCGAGCTCTGCCGCGAGCTCCTGTTCAGACAGGGCTTTCGGAAGCGAAAGCGGCCTATCCAGCTTGAACTCCGGTGGTATGTCGGAGAACAGCTCCTCCACACTCCCGACTCCTATGGCTGAGAGCATCTCCGAGACGTCCCGCTCCGTGTTGGGGATGTATCTGTGCGGAGAGCCCATCAGTGGCTTGCCTCCTTCAGGTACTTCTCGTACTGCTCGCTATTCATCAAACCATCCAGATCGGCTGTGTTCTCGATCTTGAGCTTGGCGATCCAGGCCTCGCCCATGGGATCCTCATTCAGCATCGCGGGATTGTCGGAGAGCGTTTCGTTCACCTCGACAACCTTTCCAGCCACTGGCGAGAACACATCGGAGGCTGCCTTGACTGACTCCACTACCGCGATCTTGCCCCCCTGCGCTACTGTGTCTCCTACGGCAGGGAGCTCAACGAAAATGACGTCGCCAAGCTCACCAACGGCGTGAACGCTGATTCCAACCGAGGCGGCGGCGCCGTCGACCTTCACCCACTCATGGTCTCGAGTGAACCTCAGAATGCTTGACATATGGACACTACTCCTTCCTGTAGGCCTTCTTGTAGAATGGGATCTTCACAACCCGAGCTGCACATGCCTTTCCCCTGATGTCGAGGGCCAACTCCGTGCCCGCCTTCGCGTACTCCGGAGGGATCAACGCCAAGGCCAGACCCTTTTGGAGGGTCGGAGAGAATACCCCGGACGTGACATGGCCGATGGGCGCGCCGCCGGAGAGAACCGTGTATCCCTGCCTTGGAACTCCGCGGTCGACCAGCTCAATTCCTGCGAGCTTCCTGGCGAGGCCATGTGCTTTCTGAGCTACGAGAGCGTCTTTGCCGATGAACTCGTCCTTGCCGAGTTTCACGAAGAACCCGAGGCCCGCTTCGAGTGGGGATATCTCCGCCGACAGCTCGTGGCCGTAGAGGGGGAGAGCCGCCTCGAATCGTAGGGTATCGCGGGCGCCGAGCCCCGCAGGGATGAGGCCTGAATCCGCTCCCGAGGCGAGGAGAGTATCCCAGATGTGCCTCGCATCGGCAGGGGCGCAGTAGATCTCAAAGCCATCCTCGCCGGTGTATCCGGTTCTCGAAACCAGGCACTTCCTGCCGGCGATGTTGGTGTCGGGCGCACAATAGAAGAACTTCAACGTGTTAAGGTCGGTTGTAGTGTTCCTCTGCAGTATGTCCTGGGCGGCCGGCCCCTGAATCGCGATCTGGGCCATATCGGCGGAGATGTTGACTGCACTCACATCGAAGCCAACAATATTCTTGCTCATCCAGTCGAAATCCTTGCCTGCGTTCGAGGCGTTCACGACTAGCAGGAATCGCTGGTCGCCGAGTTTGTAGACGATGAGGTCATCCACAACTCCTCCATCTGGATAGCACATGGGGCTATACAGAACCTGGTGCATTTCCATGCCGGAGCAGTCGTTCACCAACAGATGCTGAATTGCCGCAAAAGCCTGCGGCCCCTCGAACATGATCTCGCCCATGTGCGAGACATCGAATAGGCCTGCGCGCTCTCTGACTGCACGGTGCTCGTCGAGAATTCCAGTATACTGAACAGGCAGAGCCCATCCTCCGAAATCGATGATCTTCCCTCCAAGCTGTTCATGGGCTTCAAACAGCGGAGTTCTGCGGAGTTCAGTCATCAGGCCACCTCCTATGCTGTTATCGCTCCGAATCATGCTGGTCCGTGAACAGGACGCGTTGATTCCATGCGTTCGTTATTCATCAGAGGGCAATAAAGTCCTTCCGAGGCACCCAGTCGGATACCACGCGTGGTATGGAAGATAATACGAGTGGCTGCATGGAGGGATATGCAGGAAGGCATGGGACGAGGATAGAATACCCATCGCAAACCCGGGCGTCGAGAAGGCCGCGTGCAGCGACCTGCGGGTCGGCGGCGCGCGGCGCGTGGCGCACGACTGTTGCGACAGGAACGGCAGAGGCTATCACATTAGGAGGATCGAGTTCATGTACGATGTGGTCATAGTAGGGGGAGGCCCTGGCGGATACGTTGCGGCGATCAGAGGGGCGCAGCTTGGGCTGTCGGTGGCCTTGGTTGAGAAGGATCAGGTTGGCGGAACGTGCCTGAACCGGGGGTGCATTCCTACCAAGGCGTTGGCGCATACGGCGGAGGTCATGGAGGCTGCCAAACGCGGCGCTGAGCTGGGCTTGGCCATCCCGGAAGTGGGAATCGATTTTGCCCGGGTGATGTCGCGCAAGGATAGGGTTACGGCACGGCTCAGAGGCGGAGTGAGCCTGCTTCTGAAAAGACGCAAGGTGGATGTGGTGCGCGGTGAGGGCAGGCTCGCAGGGCCGGGCACAGTGGAGGCAACATCTGCCGATGGCAGCAGTGTGCGAGTGGAGGCGCGGAACGTACTGATCGCCACCGGGTCGGAGCCTGTGGCGCCGAGGATCTTCGGGCACGATGGGGTAAACGTGATAACCAGCGAGGAGGTTCTCAAGCTAACATCCATGCCCGCAAGCCTGCTCATCATAGGCGCTGGAGTGATAGGCTGCGAGTTCGCTTCCATCTTCCGATCCTTTGGGTCTGAGGTTACTCTGGTGGATATCATGCCCAACATCCTGCCGATGGTGGACGACGATGCGGCGGCTGCGGTCAGGGCATCCTTCCAGAAGCGGGGGATAGCCATTCACACTGGAGCGAAGATCACCGGAGTGCACGTCGTCGATGGCATGGTGGAGGCTGCCACGGAGAGCGGAGATGTGTTTCGGGCGGAGCGAGCGGTGCTTTCGGTGGGCCGACGTCCGTTCACAGGCGGTGTAGGCGCGGCAGATGTCGGAATCGAGCTTGGGCGCGCTGGCGAGATCATCGTTGATTCCCACATGCGCACGAATGTCCCTGGAGCATGGGCAATCGGGGACGTGACTGGGAAGATGCAGTTGGCGCACGTTGCCTCGGCCCAGGGCATGGTTGCTGCGGCCAACATTGCCGGCGGCAACAGGGAGATGGACTATTTCGCAGTGCCTAACTGTATATTCACAAGCCCCGAGGTGGCCGCAGTTGGAGTGACAGAGCGCGGGGCGCAGGAATCAGGAATCGAGCACAAGATAGGCAAGTTCCCGTTTGTGGCCTGCGGGAAGGCGGTAGCCATGGGCGAGAGCGAAGGGTTTGTGAAGGTGATTGCCGACGCCGCGGGAAGAGTAATCGGCGGGACCGTGGTGGGGCCACATGCTTCCGACCTCATAGCAGAGATTACCCTCGCAGTATCGCGAGGCCTGAAACTCGATGATGTTGCTCACACCATCCATGCACATCCAACTCTCGCCGAGGCTGTATGCGAATCGGCAGAGGATGCGCTCGGAATGGCCATACACATCTAGCTGTTATCTTGGGAAGGAGGAGTTTAGGTTGAACGGGAGGTCCGCGGCAGGGATTATCCTGGTTGTAGTGGGGGCAGTGGCCCTGCTCGCCAATCTTGGCATGATGGTGCGTTTCGGCTTTGCTGCTATATGGCCGCTGGCAGCAGCGGCTGTCGGCTTCATGATAATGAGGGACTCAGGCCGGCCTGGCCGTGATCACCGACCGGCGATCATCGGGCTTGTCCTTTTTCTTGTGGGCGCAATCTACTTCCTGCGAGATATCGGCCTCGTGAGTTCGTACGCGCTGAGGCAGGTCGG
It encodes the following:
- the gcvH gene encoding glycine cleavage system protein GcvH, with product MSSILRFTRDHEWVKVDGAAASVGISVHAVGELGDVIFVELPAVGDTVAQGGKIAVVESVKAASDVFSPVAGKVVEVNETLSDNPAMLNEDPMGEAWIAKLKIENTADLDGLMNSEQYEKYLKEASH
- the lpdA gene encoding dihydrolipoyl dehydrogenase; the protein is MYDVVIVGGGPGGYVAAIRGAQLGLSVALVEKDQVGGTCLNRGCIPTKALAHTAEVMEAAKRGAELGLAIPEVGIDFARVMSRKDRVTARLRGGVSLLLKRRKVDVVRGEGRLAGPGTVEATSADGSSVRVEARNVLIATGSEPVAPRIFGHDGVNVITSEEVLKLTSMPASLLIIGAGVIGCEFASIFRSFGSEVTLVDIMPNILPMVDDDAAAAVRASFQKRGIAIHTGAKITGVHVVDGMVEAATESGDVFRAERAVLSVGRRPFTGGVGAADVGIELGRAGEIIVDSHMRTNVPGAWAIGDVTGKMQLAHVASAQGMVAAANIAGGNREMDYFAVPNCIFTSPEVAAVGVTERGAQESGIEHKIGKFPFVACGKAVAMGESEGFVKVIADAAGRVIGGTVVGPHASDLIAEITLAVSRGLKLDDVAHTIHAHPTLAEAVCESAEDALGMAIHI
- the gcvT gene encoding glycine cleavage system aminomethyltransferase GcvT; this translates as MTELRRTPLFEAHEQLGGKIIDFGGWALPVQYTGILDEHRAVRERAGLFDVSHMGEIMFEGPQAFAAIQHLLVNDCSGMEMHQVLYSPMCYPDGGVVDDLIVYKLGDQRFLLVVNASNAGKDFDWMSKNIVGFDVSAVNISADMAQIAIQGPAAQDILQRNTTTDLNTLKFFYCAPDTNIAGRKCLVSRTGYTGEDGFEIYCAPADARHIWDTLLASGADSGLIPAGLGARDTLRFEAALPLYGHELSAEISPLEAGLGFFVKLGKDEFIGKDALVAQKAHGLARKLAGIELVDRGVPRQGYTVLSGGAPIGHVTSGVFSPTLQKGLALALIPPEYAKAGTELALDIRGKACAARVVKIPFYKKAYRKE
- a CDS encoding DUF5668 domain-containing protein is translated as MNGRSAAGIILVVVGAVALLANLGMMVRFGFAAIWPLAAAAVGFMIMRDSGRPGRDHRPAIIGLVLFLVGAIYFLRDIGLVSSYALRQVGKFWPVLIIALGVMQLIDRGPRE